The DNA sequence CTGGTGAACAAGGGTTCGATCTTCCAGTCGACCAGCGATACCGAGGTGATCATCCACCTGATCGCCACCAGCCGTTACCCCACCCTGCTCGATCGTTTCGTCGATGCCCTGCGCATGGTCGAAGGCGCCTATTCGCTGATCTGCACCACGCCCAAGCGCATGGTCGCCTGCCGTGACCCGCTGGGCATCCGCCCGCTGGTGATGGGCAAGATGGGTGATGCCACGATCTTCGCCAGCGAAACGGTGGCGCTCGACGTGGTCGGCGCGGAATTCGTGCGCGAGGTCGAACCGGGCGAAATCGTCGAAGTCCGCACCGATGGCCGCGTCACCAGCCATCGCCCCTTTGGCGATCACAATGCCCGCCCCTGCATTTTCGAGCACGTCTATTTCAGCCGCCCCGATTCGATCAGTGCTGGCCGCTCGGTCTACGAAGTGCGCAAGGCCATCGGCATGGAGCTGGCCAAGGAATCCCCGGCCGAGGCGGACCTGGTCATTCCCGTGCCTGACAGCGGCGTGCCGGCTGCCATCGGCTATGCCCAGCAATCGGGCATTCCCTTCGAGCTCGGCATCATCCGCTCGCACTATGTCGGCCGCACCTTCATCCAGCCGGAAGACGGCGCGCGCCACGCCGATGTGAAGCGCAAGCACAACGCCAACCGGGCGATCATCCAGGGCAAGCGCATCGTGCTGATCGACGATTCGATCGTGCGCGGCACTACCTCGATGAAGATCGTGCAGATGATGCGCGATGCCGGTGCGGCCGAAGTGCACATGCGCGTCGCCAGCCCGCCGACGAACAACTCGTGCTTCTACGGCGTCGATACGCCGGAACGGCACAAGCTGCTCGCCGCGCGGATGGACGTCCAGGGCATGGCCGAATTCATCCATGCCGACAGCCTTGGCTTCGTTTCCATCGACGGGCTTTACCGCGCCGTGGGCGAAGCCGGCCGCGATGCCGCCTGCCCGAAGTATTGCGATGCCTGCTTCACCGGCGAATATCCCACCCGCCTGACCGACATGGCCGAGAAGGACGGGCCCGACCAGCTCTCGCTGCCGGTAGACAAGGTCGCATGAGCAAGCGGTTCGAGGGGCAGCTCGCGCTCGTCACGGGTTCCAGCCGGGGCATCGGCGCAGCCACGGCAGAGGCGCTGGCGGCAGAAGGCGCCCACGTAATCCTGACCGGGCGCGACGTGAAGGCGCTGGAAGCGGTCGAGGAACGCATCTTCGCAGCGGGCGGCAATGCCACCATCGCCCCGGTCGACCTGACCGAGCCTGACGGCATCGCCCGGCTGGCCACCGCCATTCGCGGGCGCTGGGATACGCTGGATATCCTGGTGCTCAACGCCGCCATGCTGCCGCAGCTGATGGCGGTTTCGCAGATCGAGGCGAGCGGTTTCAACAAGGCGCTGACCACCAATGTCCTGGCCCAGCAGGCGCTGATCGCCGGCTTCGATCCGATGCTGAAGAAGAGCAAGGACGCGCGGGTGATCGGCATCACCTCCACCGTCGCCACGGCCCCCCGCGCCTATTGGGGCGCCTATGCCGCCAGCAAGGCCGCGTTTGAGGTTCTGCTCGATTGCTACGGGCAGGAAGTGAAGAATATCAGCAACATCCGCGTTGCCATTGTCAACCCGGGCGCCACCCGCACGGCCATGCGCGCCAAGGCCTATCCGGGTGAGGACCCCAACACGGTCAAGCTGCCCGAAGTGGTCGCCGCACACCTGGTTGACCTGCTTGGTAAACAGTTTCCCACCTGCGCCCGCGAATCCGTTAACGCTGCTCAATAATCTCCCGGCAACCGCACTCAGGGATAATCCCTAAAGCGTTCGCTGGGGGGTCGCGTACGCTTGTGGCCGGGTTTTCCGCATGGGAATCCGGCGCTTAACGAGCCGGAGCAAGCAAATGACCACGGACTATCTCGCGCCAGACCGCTATCATATCGCATCGCAGGAAGATCGCTGCGCCCCGCGCACGCGCATCCAGATTCCGGGGTCGTTCCGGGCATCGGGCATGCGCAGCTTCAGCACGGTGGTGCATGACCTTTCGCTCGGCGGCTTCTGCTGCTCGGCCATCAACCGCCTGCATGCCGGATCGCTGTGCTGGCTCACCCTTCCCGGGCTCGAGGCCCTGCCCGCGCAGGTCGTGTGGTGGGACAACAGCCTTGCCGGCTGCGCTTTCGAAAACCTGCTGAGCCCGATCGTCCACGACAACATCCTCGCCCGGTGGCGGGGGGATTCGGTCTATCGGCCCATCCTGTAAGCTTCCAGCGCCCGGTTCCGGGCGAAGGCGTGATCCACGATCCTGTAAGGATAGCCCGAAGGTCGCACCACGGGATCGTGGATTTCGCCATCCGACAGCCGCGCCAGCTCCGGCACCCATTGCCGGATATAGCCTGCGGCGTCGAACTTGGGGCTTTGCGTCAGCGGCGCCATGATCCGCACGAACATGTTCGCATCCACCCCGCTGCCGGCCGACCATTGCCAGTTGACCGCGTTCTGCGCGTAATCGGCATCGACCAGCGTATCCCAGAACCACTCCTCGCCGCGCCGCCAGTCGATCAGCAGGTGCTTGATCAGGAAGGATGCGGCGATCATCCGCACGCGGTTATGCATCCAGCCCGTTGCCCACAGCTGCCGCATGCCGGCATCGACGATGGGATAGCCGGTGCGCCCCTGCTGCCAGGCTTTCAGCTCGGCCTCCGCCTCCGGTCCGGTGCGCCAGGCGAAGCCGTCGAATTCGCTCTTGTAGGACCGCGCGCCATAGTCAGGGAATTGCTGGACGATGTTGATGGCATAGTCGCGCCAGCCCAGTTCGCCGAGGAAGGTCTGCGTACTGCCGCCGGCATCGGCGACGCCGTGCCATACGGTTGCGGGCGAGATTTCCCCGAAATGGAGATGCGCTGAAAGGCGCGAAGTGCCTTCCATCGACGGCAGGTTGCGCCGCTCGGCATAACGGGCGGAGAAGCGGGCGAAGCGATCGAGCCGGGCGCGGGCTCCAGATTCGCCCGGTGTCCATTCCTCGCGAAAGCCGGCGGCCCAGTCGGGCCTTGTCGGCAGCAACCGCCATTCGGCCAGGTCGTCCGAAGCGGGCCAGTCCTGCGGCGCAGCGAGGCGCGCAGGCGCAGGCAGGGGCGCGGGCGGCGGCATCCGCTCGCTGAGCGCCCGCCAGAACGGCGTGTAAATCTTGAACGGAGTGCCGCTGCCGGTCAGCACCGAGCCGGGCGGTGCGAGGTAATTGCCGTGATGCAGGCGCAGGTCCAGGATCTTGGCCACGGCCCGTTCGGCATTGCGCCACCAGGGTTCGTGATGATGAAGCGCATGAACCTTGCGCGCGCCGGTTTCTGCGGCAAGCGCGCCCAGTATGTCCTCGCACCGCCCCCGCCGCAGGACCAGTCGCGAGCCCATGGCTTGCAAGTCTGCATCGAGTCTGGCGAGCGAGTGATGGAGCCACCAGCGCGAGGCCCCGCCCATGGCCCTGTGCCTGGGGGTCTCGTCGTCGAGCACATAGACCGGAATGACCGGCGCGCCGCTGGCAGCGGCGGCATGGAAGGCGGGCTGGTCGGCAAGGCGCAAGTCGCGGCGCAGCCACACGAGGATCGGGGCAATCATGACCCCGCCCGCATCGCACTGCGGTGCTGCCGCAACAATCTGTCCTTTGGGTCGTGAGCCTTAGCGCGTCGCAAGCGGCAGGCACTTCACCTGCGGCAGCGAGACCGAGAACTGCCCGCGCGCGCGCCGGTCGTAGAAGCGCGCATCGCGCAGCACGACCGAGCCATCCTCGCCCCGCTCGGCAAAGGGCGCGCGCGTCCAGAACAGGAAGGCCGCCGATTGCGATCCGCTGCTGGCAAGTTGCCGCGCGTCCGGCCAGGCGCAGAAATCGCGCGTCAGCGGAGCCAGGCCCGCCGCGCCATTTGCCGTAGTGACTTGCGACCACTGAAAGGCTTCACCCGCCAGCCCTTGCCGCGTCCAGAAGGCAACGGGCACGGGGTTGGCGATCACCTGCGCGCCCTCCCCGGCGATTGCCTGGAACCGGCGCTCTGCCGCAGATGTGATCGCGGCATTCAGGCCCACATAGCCTGCCATGACCACCAGCGCCGCCCGCGCGGGCCCCGTCCAGTTGCCACCCGCCCGCTCGCGCCGCCGCGAAAGCCAGACGGCAAGGCCAAGCAGCGCCCAGAGCCAGATGTCGATGATGAACAGGATGTCGCCGTGGAACCAGCGGCTCGAAAAGGGTTCGAGCAGGCGGATGCCATAGACGTTGAACCAGTCGAACAGCGGGTGGCTGAGACAACCGACAAGCGCGAGCGCATAGAGCCACCCGAACCTGACCGGCAGCCTTCCCTCCGGCCGCTTTCCCCGCCCGGCCTGCCAGCGATCAAAGCCCCAGAGCAGGCCGGCAAGGAGCAGCGGCAGCAGCAGCATGGCCGGCGGCCCGTGAGTGATCCCGCGCCGGAAGCCCAGGTGCTCGGTACCGTCCAGCCAGAAGAAGCAGGCGGCATCGATATCGGGAATGTTCGCGCCGATGATCAGCGCCGGCATGGCCAGACCGGTGCGGCGCTTGAGCCCGGCCTGGCCCAGCGCGGCACCGATCAGCGAATGGGTGAGATTGTCCACCGGCGCAGGCCGCGGAAAATCAGCCCTCGACCGTCCAGGTCTGCCCCTTGGCGAGCAGCTTGGCGAGATTCGCCTCCTTGCCTGCCGTCAGCTTGGCGTCCTGTTCCAGCACCGATTCCTCGTAGGTTGGCGCGGGATCGTCGTAGATCACGCCAAGCGCCATGGGGAACGGGCCGAACGGCATCTCGACCAGCATGTGCGCGATCGAGCGGTTGGTGACGTCGTGAACGATCACGCCCGCCGCCTGCCAATCGCCGTCAACGACATCGACCACCTTCAGCGTCAGCTTTTCAGCGTCGAGGGCAATACCCTTTGCGCCCTTGTCGAACAGCATCGGCTCGCCATTCTGGAGCCAGAGCTGCTGCGCCTCGGCACCCTTGGGGGCGGCGAAGTCTTCGAAGCGGTCCTTGTTGTAGACGATGCAGTTCTGGAAGATCTCGACGAAGGCCGCGCCCTTGTGGGCATGGGCCGCCTTGAGCACTTCGGGCAGGTGCTTCGACACGTCGAAACCGCGTGCCACGAAGCGGCCGCCCGCACCGAGCGCGAAGGCGCAGGGCAGCGCCGGCCGGTCAACCGAGCCGCCCGGCGTGGTCGGGCTCGACGTGCCGAGGCGGCTGGTGGGCGAATACTGGCCCTTGGTCAGGCCGTAGATCTCGTTGTTGAACAGCATGATCTGCGTGTTCAGGTTGCGACGGATCACGTGCATCGTGTGGTTGCCGCCGATCGACATGCCGTCGCCGTCGCCCGTTACCAGCCAGACGTCGAGGTTCGGGTTGGCCAGCTTGATGCCGGTCGCGAAGGCCGGGGCACGACCATGGATCGTGTGGAAGCCATAGGCCGACATGTAATAGGGGAAGCGGCTGGAGCAGCCGATGCCCGAAACGAACACGGTCTGCGCCGGATCGGCCCCGAGCTCCACCATGGTGCGCTGCACCGCCTTGAGGATCGCATAGTCACCGCAGCCCGGGCACCAGCGGACTTCCTGGTCCGATTCCCAGTCCTTGATCGTGCGCTTGGCGATAGGGGTCATGTCGTTCACGCCAGGGCTCCTTCGATAGCGGCCTCAAGTTCGGCGATGGTAAAGGGTTGCCCGCTGGTCTTGGTCACGGGGCGGGCATCGACCAGATACTGGTCGCGCAGCACGGTCTTGAACTGGCCGGTGTTCATCTCCGGCACCAGGACCTTGTCATAGGACCTGAGCAGCTCGCCCAGGTTCTCGGGCATCGGCCAGATGTGGCGGACGTGGATGTGCGCAACGTCCAGCCCCTTTGCGATGGAGCGGCGCACGGCCTGATGGATCGGCCCGTAGGTCGAACCCCAGCCGACCACGGCCAGCTTGCCGCCGGCCTTGCCCAGCGTGACTTCCTGCGGCGGAATGTCCTGCGCCAGGCCATCGACCTTGGCCTTGCGGGCATCGGTCTGGAGCTGGTGGGTGGCGGGCGAGTAATCGAGGTTGCCGGTATCCGGCGCCTTCTCGATGCCGCCGATGCGGTGCATCAGGCCTTCGGTGCCCGGCTTGATCCACGGACGGACGCCGCGCGCATCGCGCTTGTAGGGCAGCACCTTGCCTTCGGGGCCGTTGGCTTCACCCAGGAACTTGACCGGGAACGGCGCGAAGGTTGCCGGATCGGGCACCTTCCACGGCTCGGCGGCGTTGGCGATATAGCCATCAGTCAGCAGCATGACCGGGGTCATGTATTGCACGGCAATCCGCACCGCCTCTATCGCGCAGTCAAAGCAGTCCGAGGGCGAGCGGGCAGCAATCACCGGCATCGGCGCATCGCCGTTGCGGCCATAGACCGCCTGGTAAAGGTCGCTCTGCTCGGTCTTGGTGGGAAGGCCCGTCGAAGGCCCGCCGCGCTGCGAATTGACGATGACGAGCGGCAGCTCGGTCATGATGGCAAGGCCCATCGCCTCGCCCTTCAACGCGATGCCCGGGCCCGAGGACGAGGTGACGCCCAGCTGGCCGGCATAAGATGCGCCGATGGCCGAACAGATCGCGGCGATCTCGTCTTCCGCCTGGAAGGTGGTGACGCCGAATTCCTTGAGCTTGGCCAGGTTGTGCAGGATCGAGCTGGCCGGTGTGATCGGATAGCCGCCGAAGAACATGTGCAGACCGGCAAGCTGCGCGCCCGCGACAAGGCCATAGGCGATCGAATCCGCGCCGGTGACCGTGCGGTAGAGGCCCGGCTGCGAGGGAACGGGATCGAGGTGCAGCTTCTTGATCTGCCCGCCGATTTCCGCCGTTTCGCCATAGGCGTGGCCAGCGTTGAGCGCGGCGATGTTGGCATCGGCAAGCACCGGGTTCTTGGCGAACTTGTCCTTCAGCCACTGCACCAGCGGCGCGCGGTCACGGTCGAACATCCACAGGGCCAGGCCCAGCGTCCACATGTTCTTGCAACGCAGCGCTTCCTTGTTGCCAAGGCCGAAGGGCTTCACCGATTCCAGCGTCAGGGCCGAAATGTCGAAGGCCAGGACCTGCCACTTCGACAGGCTGCCATCCTCGAGCGGCGAGACTTCGTACTTCGCCTTTTCAAGGTTGCGCTTGGTGAACTCGCCCGTGTCCGCGATGATCAGGCCACCGGGCTTGAGCGCGCCGACATTGGTCTTCAGCGCGGCCGGGTTCATCGCCACCAGCACGTCCGGCTGGTCGCCCGCAGTATCGATAGAGGTCGATCCGAAATTGATCTGGAAGGCCGAAACGCCGAACAGCGTGCCCTGCGGCGCGCGGATTTCTGCCGGGAAGTCCGGGAAAGTGGCAAGGTCGTTGCCCGCCAGCGCGGTAGACAGGGTGAACTGCCCGCCGGTCAACTGCATGCCATCGCCGGAGTCACCGGCGAAACGCACCACCACTGCTTCGGGATTTGCCGCGCCGGGTGCGCTGCCCTGATTGTCGCTATCGGCCAGAACTGTCGCCATTTTCTTCCTCTGCCGGCGGATAGAGTGCCGCCTTGGCCCCTGATATATGCTCTCCCGCCCGGCGCTGCACGACAGAAAATCTGTTGGCGGCCAAAGCGCGCACCTGCAAACGCCTGCAAACCGCTCTAGTCAAGCGGGGATTGCCTGCCTAACGGTGGATCGCCAGAGCGTTCCGCCTCACCGGCAAGCCCCGGAGATATTGCAATGTCTGACTTTTCCGCCCTTCCCTATCGCCCCTGCGTCGGGGTGATGCTGGTCAATCCCGAGGGCAATGTTTTTGTTGGCAAGCGCATCGATACGCGCGGCCAGCCCGACGAGGGCGGCGTTTACTGGCAGATGCCGCAGGGCGGGATCGACGATGGCGAGAACCTGCACGAGGCGGCCCTGCGCGAACTGTGGGAAGAAACCGGCGTCGCGCAGCAGCACGTGGACCTGCTTGCCCAGACGCGCGAGGAACTGCTTTACGACCTGCCAGACGAACTGCTCGGCAAGCTGTGGGGCGGGCGCTATCGCGGGCAGCGCCAGCACTGGGTGCTGGGTCGCTTTACCGGGCAGGACGAACACATCCGGCTCGACGCGCACGATCCGGCCGAATTCTGCGAGTGGAAGTGGCTTCAGCCCGACCTGCTTCCCGAAGTGATCGTGCCGTTCAAGCGCAGCGTCTATCAGGCCGTGCTGGACGAGTTCCGCGGCCTGTTCTGATGCAACCCCAGCCCTCGGGCTGACGGATCAGTTCTCGCTGACTTCGGGATTGGGGGTAACCGCGTCTGCGGTTACCACGCGCGGGGTCGGCCCCTTGGCGATGGCTGCGGAAAGCTGCGTGGCCTGCGCGCAGTTCTTGCCGCACAGCCCTTGCAGGCGGGTAAGGTTGCGCCGCGCCTTTTCCACCGCGCCCTTTTCCACCAGGGCAACGCCTTCGCCGGCAATGGCATCGAGGTTCTGCGGATCGTTGACCAGCGCCTTGCGGTAATAGTGCAGCGCCTTGCCCTGAAGCCCCTGGCGACGGGTCGCCTCGGCAAGATCGAGCGTCAGCAGCACGCTGCCGGGCTGGATGGTCAGCGCCGCTTCATAGGCGTCGATTGCGGCGTTGATATCCCCCGCTTCAAGCGCGGCCCGGCCCTGTGCCTGCAAGGCGGCGGCGCGCGGCTCCAGCACTTGCGGCGGCGCCGAATAGAGCACGCTCGAAGTGAGTGTCAGGGCCAGCGAAAGGGCCAGCGCGGCGGGCGTATAGCGCATCAGGGTCTCCCCAAGGGTGTGCCGGTGTCTGGGCTCAGCCGTGGTCATTTGCGGGGAAGCTAGCATGGCGAAAATAAACTGGCGATGAAAAATCCGTCCGTCCCGTCATGCGCCGGCGTCAGCCGCAGGCCCGGTCCGCGCGGGCGGCCGGCGGGAAGCGCGGGCAACTGGGCGCGCCAGCCGGGATGCTCCGCAAGGAAGGCACCCACCTGCGCCGCGCCTTCGCCATCGAGCAGCGAACAGGTGACGTAGACGAGCCGGCCACCGGGGCGCACCAGCTTTGCCCCCGCAGCCAGCAGGCGGGCCTGCAAGGCCATCAGCCGGTCCAGCTCGCGCGCGGTCAGCCGCCAGCGCGCTTCGGGATTGCGGCGCCAGGTGCCGGTTCCGGAACAGGGCGCATCGACCAGCACGGCATCGGCGCGGCGCTGCCAGCTGTCGAGCGAGGCAAGCTCGCGCCCCGGATCGAGCAACTGGGTGGTGATGATGCTAGCCCCCGCGCGCTCGGCCCTTGGAGCAAGTTGCGACAGGCGGCGGCGATCCGCATCGCAGGCCAGGATTTCGCCCAGGTTGTCCATCGCGGCCGCCAGCGAGAGCGATTTGCCCCCCGCCCCGGCGCAGAGATCGACGATCCGTTCGCCCGGCCTTGCCTGCACCGCCTCGCAGGCGAGCTGCGATCCGGCATCCTGCACCTCTATCGCGCCGGTCTGGAAGGCCTCCCACTGGTCGATCGGGGTGCCGGACGGGAAACGCAGCCCGTTTGGCGCGAGCGATGGCTCGCCCGCTTCCGGCAGGCTGAGCCGGCCCGCCTTCAGCGTGTTGATCCGCACATCGAGCGGCGCGCGATCGAGAAGCGCGGCAATCTCGCCCTCATCAAGGCCGGATGCGGTGAATTCCGAGACCAGCCACTTCGGCGCGGCACCTCCGGCCGCCACCGGCTCGCCCGGTTCCACCGGCGCGGGTGCGTGGCTCGAACCATCGAACAGCGCGGCGATGGCCGGATCGCCCTGCGCCAGCCGCAGCATGGCCGCACGACCGGTTTGCGGAACTTCGCCGCAGGCCCGTATTGCGGCGTAAACCAGCTCGCGCACGGCGCGGCGGTCCTTGCTTCCGGCAAAGCGGCGGGTGCGGAACCAGTCACCGACGATCCGGTCTGCCGGGGCACCGTTGCTGCGGGCAGCGGCAATCACCAGGTCGAGGATCTCGATCGCCGCCTGAACCCTTGCGGCGGGCGCCATCCCGCTCAGCCCGCCTTGTAGTTCGGCGCCTCGCGCGTGATGGTCACGTCATGGACGTGGCTTTCGCGCAGGCCCGCGCCCGTGATGCGGACGAACTGGGCCTTGGTGCGCAGGTCGTCGATGGTGGCGGAACCGGTGTAGCCCATGGCCGCCTTGATGCCGCCGACCAGCTGGTGGATTACGTCCTTGGCCGGCCCCTTGTAGGGGACCTGGCCCTCGATGCCTTCGGGCACCAGCTTCATCTGGTCCTTGATGTCGCCCTGGAAATAGCGGTCGGCCGAACCGCGGCCCATGGCCCCGACAGAGCCCATACCGCGGTACGACTTGTAGGCGCGGCCCTGGTACAGGAAGGTTTCGCCCGGCGCTTCCTCGGTGCCGGCGAGCATCGAGCCGACCATGATCGAGCTTGCGCCCGCCGCCAGTGCCTTGGCCGCATCGCCAGAGGTGCGCAGGCCGCCATCGGCGATCACCGGCACGCCCGACTTGTTGGCTTCCTCGCAGGCATCCATGATCGCGGTGAGCTGCGGCACGCCGACGCCTGCAACGATGCGCGTGGTGCAGAT is a window from the Novosphingobium sp. TH158 genome containing:
- a CDS encoding tetratricopeptide repeat protein; translated protein: MRYTPAALALSLALTLTSSVLYSAPPQVLEPRAAALQAQGRAALEAGDINAAIDAYEAALTIQPGSVLLTLDLAEATRRQGLQGKALHYYRKALVNDPQNLDAIAGEGVALVEKGAVEKARRNLTRLQGLCGKNCAQATQLSAAIAKGPTPRVVTADAVTPNPEVSEN
- a CDS encoding metal-dependent hydrolase yields the protein MDNLTHSLIGAALGQAGLKRRTGLAMPALIIGANIPDIDAACFFWLDGTEHLGFRRGITHGPPAMLLLPLLLAGLLWGFDRWQAGRGKRPEGRLPVRFGWLYALALVGCLSHPLFDWFNVYGIRLLEPFSSRWFHGDILFIIDIWLWALLGLAVWLSRRRERAGGNWTGPARAALVVMAGYVGLNAAITSAAERRFQAIAGEGAQVIANPVPVAFWTRQGLAGEAFQWSQVTTANGAAGLAPLTRDFCAWPDARQLASSGSQSAAFLFWTRAPFAERGEDGSVVLRDARFYDRRARGQFSVSLPQVKCLPLATR
- a CDS encoding RNA pyrophosphohydrolase; the encoded protein is MSDFSALPYRPCVGVMLVNPEGNVFVGKRIDTRGQPDEGGVYWQMPQGGIDDGENLHEAALRELWEETGVAQQHVDLLAQTREELLYDLPDELLGKLWGGRYRGQRQHWVLGRFTGQDEHIRLDAHDPAEFCEWKWLQPDLLPEVIVPFKRSVYQAVLDEFRGLF
- a CDS encoding SDR family NAD(P)-dependent oxidoreductase, coding for MSKRFEGQLALVTGSSRGIGAATAEALAAEGAHVILTGRDVKALEAVEERIFAAGGNATIAPVDLTEPDGIARLATAIRGRWDTLDILVLNAAMLPQLMAVSQIEASGFNKALTTNVLAQQALIAGFDPMLKKSKDARVIGITSTVATAPRAYWGAYAASKAAFEVLLDCYGQEVKNISNIRVAIVNPGATRTAMRAKAYPGEDPNTVKLPEVVAAHLVDLLGKQFPTCARESVNAAQ
- the purF gene encoding amidophosphoribosyltransferase; protein product: MNITHPFLDADGDKLREECGIFGVIGSKDAASIVALGLHALQHRGQEACGIVSVDGPDFYARRGLGHVAQVFSSPQIFAELPGTMASGHVRYSTTGGQGLRNVQPLHADLARGSFSIAHNGNISNAMALKRELVNKGSIFQSTSDTEVIIHLIATSRYPTLLDRFVDALRMVEGAYSLICTTPKRMVACRDPLGIRPLVMGKMGDATIFASETVALDVVGAEFVREVEPGEIVEVRTDGRVTSHRPFGDHNARPCIFEHVYFSRPDSISAGRSVYEVRKAIGMELAKESPAEADLVIPVPDSGVPAAIGYAQQSGIPFELGIIRSHYVGRTFIQPEDGARHADVKRKHNANRAIIQGKRIVLIDDSIVRGTTSMKIVQMMRDAGAAEVHMRVASPPTNNSCFYGVDTPERHKLLAARMDVQGMAEFIHADSLGFVSIDGLYRAVGEAGRDAACPKYCDACFTGEYPTRLTDMAEKDGPDQLSLPVDKVA
- a CDS encoding 2-oxoacid:acceptor oxidoreductase subunit alpha, whose product is MATVLADSDNQGSAPGAANPEAVVVRFAGDSGDGMQLTGGQFTLSTALAGNDLATFPDFPAEIRAPQGTLFGVSAFQINFGSTSIDTAGDQPDVLVAMNPAALKTNVGALKPGGLIIADTGEFTKRNLEKAKYEVSPLEDGSLSKWQVLAFDISALTLESVKPFGLGNKEALRCKNMWTLGLALWMFDRDRAPLVQWLKDKFAKNPVLADANIAALNAGHAYGETAEIGGQIKKLHLDPVPSQPGLYRTVTGADSIAYGLVAGAQLAGLHMFFGGYPITPASSILHNLAKLKEFGVTTFQAEDEIAAICSAIGASYAGQLGVTSSSGPGIALKGEAMGLAIMTELPLVIVNSQRGGPSTGLPTKTEQSDLYQAVYGRNGDAPMPVIAARSPSDCFDCAIEAVRIAVQYMTPVMLLTDGYIANAAEPWKVPDPATFAPFPVKFLGEANGPEGKVLPYKRDARGVRPWIKPGTEGLMHRIGGIEKAPDTGNLDYSPATHQLQTDARKAKVDGLAQDIPPQEVTLGKAGGKLAVVGWGSTYGPIHQAVRRSIAKGLDVAHIHVRHIWPMPENLGELLRSYDKVLVPEMNTGQFKTVLRDQYLVDARPVTKTSGQPFTIAELEAAIEGALA
- a CDS encoding RsmB/NOP family class I SAM-dependent RNA methyltransferase — protein: MAPAARVQAAIEILDLVIAAARSNGAPADRIVGDWFRTRRFAGSKDRRAVRELVYAAIRACGEVPQTGRAAMLRLAQGDPAIAALFDGSSHAPAPVEPGEPVAAGGAAPKWLVSEFTASGLDEGEIAALLDRAPLDVRINTLKAGRLSLPEAGEPSLAPNGLRFPSGTPIDQWEAFQTGAIEVQDAGSQLACEAVQARPGERIVDLCAGAGGKSLSLAAAMDNLGEILACDADRRRLSQLAPRAERAGASIITTQLLDPGRELASLDSWQRRADAVLVDAPCSGTGTWRRNPEARWRLTARELDRLMALQARLLAAGAKLVRPGGRLVYVTCSLLDGEGAAQVGAFLAEHPGWRAQLPALPAGRPRGPGLRLTPAHDGTDGFFIASLFSPC
- a CDS encoding deoxyribodipyrimidine photo-lyase; the encoded protein is MIAPILVWLRRDLRLADQPAFHAAAASGAPVIPVYVLDDETPRHRAMGGASRWWLHHSLARLDADLQAMGSRLVLRRGRCEDILGALAAETGARKVHALHHHEPWWRNAERAVAKILDLRLHHGNYLAPPGSVLTGSGTPFKIYTPFWRALSERMPPPAPLPAPARLAAPQDWPASDDLAEWRLLPTRPDWAAGFREEWTPGESGARARLDRFARFSARYAERRNLPSMEGTSRLSAHLHFGEISPATVWHGVADAGGSTQTFLGELGWRDYAINIVQQFPDYGARSYKSEFDGFAWRTGPEAEAELKAWQQGRTGYPIVDAGMRQLWATGWMHNRVRMIAASFLIKHLLIDWRRGEEWFWDTLVDADYAQNAVNWQWSAGSGVDANMFVRIMAPLTQSPKFDAAGYIRQWVPELARLSDGEIHDPVVRPSGYPYRIVDHAFARNRALEAYRMGR
- a CDS encoding PilZ domain-containing protein, yielding MTTDYLAPDRYHIASQEDRCAPRTRIQIPGSFRASGMRSFSTVVHDLSLGGFCCSAINRLHAGSLCWLTLPGLEALPAQVVWWDNSLAGCAFENLLSPIVHDNILARWRGDSVYRPIL
- a CDS encoding 2-oxoacid:ferredoxin oxidoreductase subunit beta, encoding MNDMTPIAKRTIKDWESDQEVRWCPGCGDYAILKAVQRTMVELGADPAQTVFVSGIGCSSRFPYYMSAYGFHTIHGRAPAFATGIKLANPNLDVWLVTGDGDGMSIGGNHTMHVIRRNLNTQIMLFNNEIYGLTKGQYSPTSRLGTSSPTTPGGSVDRPALPCAFALGAGGRFVARGFDVSKHLPEVLKAAHAHKGAAFVEIFQNCIVYNKDRFEDFAAPKGAEAQQLWLQNGEPMLFDKGAKGIALDAEKLTLKVVDVVDGDWQAAGVIVHDVTNRSIAHMLVEMPFGPFPMALGVIYDDPAPTYEESVLEQDAKLTAGKEANLAKLLAKGQTWTVEG